The Toxorhynchites rutilus septentrionalis strain SRP chromosome 3, ASM2978413v1, whole genome shotgun sequence genome includes a region encoding these proteins:
- the LOC129780152 gene encoding probable serine/threonine-protein kinase clkA — MASILEIIKTTSSIVPQFDGNIDKLKAFADALNLVKTFETPENKATIINVILTKLEGRARNAFTETPTSVSEISKILKAKITTSPPEQVLAKMANLKQNGGIEQFCLDLEKLVFSLETAYTAKEIPPQVAKSMANKEGVKHLAGGLKNEKTSLIIRAGNFNSYSDAMTKALEENLNNASASVFAYSQTNRNANRFNNNVDTHYNNYRRRPNDFHNRGRNQNNFNRNNFNQNNFQNQPRNNYTRFGQQNQVRDQFSNINPQRNNNNNNRRNTNFNRPQQYIRLTGNESQPTDALQSEPALTLEENKHYGDQH; from the coding sequence atggCTAGCATACTCGAAATAATCAAGACTACATCGTCTATAGTTCCGCAATTCGACGGAAACATAGACAAACTGAAAGCCTTCGCTGACGCTTTAAACTtggtgaaaacatttgaaacaccGGAAAACAAAGCAACCATAATTAACGTCATACTAACCAAACTAGAGGGACGGGCGAGAAATGCATTCACTGAAACACCGACATCGGTGAGCGagataagcaaaattttaaaagcTAAAATAACGACCAGCCCACCGGAACAAGTTCTAGCTAAAATGGCTAACTTAAAACAAAACGGTGGAATCGAACAATTTTGCCTGGATTTAGAAAAATTGGTGTTCAGTTTGGAAACAGCGTACACCGCTAAAGAAATTCCGCCCCAAGTTGCCAAATCTATGGCAAACAAAGAAGGCGTCAAACATTTAGCCGGAgggttaaaaaacgaaaaaacctcgCTCATCATAAGAGCAGGGAATTTCAATTCATACTCCGACGCGATGACTAAAGCGTTGGAGGAAAACTTAAATAATGCGAGCGCATCAGTATTTGCATACTCGCAAACCAACAGAAACGCCAACCGTTTCAACAACAACGTTGACACACATTATAATAATTACAGGCGCAGGCCAAACGACTTCCATAACCGCGGTAGAAACCAAAACAATTTCAACCGCaacaatttcaaccaaaataatttccaaaaCCAACCGCGTAATAACTATACCCGTTTTGGCCAGCAAAACCAAGTTCGAGACCAATTCTCAAACATAAACCCACAgcgaaataacaacaacaacaataggcggaatacaaattttaaccGCCCTCAGCAATACATCCGCCTAACGGGAAACGAGTCACAACCGACGGACGCCCTCCAGTCCGAACCGGCATTGACATTGGAGGAAAACAAACATTACGGAGACCaacattaa